Below is a genomic region from Bacteroidota bacterium.
GGGCTCATCCGTTTTGGTGGCACCTGAAGCTTTGCTCGATGCTCATCATAGGGCTTGCGTTCGTCGGGCTGACCGCTCGTTACATTGCCGGGCGCTGGTACGCGCTCGAAGTTTCGGTGCTGCTCTATCCAGTCGCCTTTGCCACGATCCTGAATGTTTTTTTCTGGTACAGCGATCTAACGTATGGATTGGAGCTTGTCTTCACCGCTCCGGCGTGGTACTTTGGCTTGCGAGGGCTGCGCGAAGGCCAATTGACCTATTGGCTCCTGGCGATGCTGCTCGGCACGTTCGCGGTACTTTCGAAAGAGCCGGCGGTTGTGCTGGTACATGTGGTCCTGATCTGGGCCATCGTGGATGAACGTGCATGGACCAAATGGACCGGTTGGACAAGATGGCCTGCGTTTGTCGCATATTCCGTCCTTCTTGTAGTGACCGTCTTTATTCTCAGCAATTCTCCGACACGTGGCAATCGATTTCTTTCGCTTTCCGCGCCGGGAATTGGCGAGGCCGTGCGAGAGCGAATCAACTATTATAGCGCGGTCTATCTCGCAATTGCGCCTCGACTGCTCATTTTCTTTCCTATCGTCTTTATTGCGTTACGTGAGTTCGTTGGGAAATTTGGGCGTGGGGTTTCTCTCATGGATTTTCTCTCGCTCAGTGTGATGGCGGTCGTTGCCGCGCTTCTTGTGTTCACTAATGTGCTGGTCGCCGTCCCGCTATTATTCTTCATACTTATGTGGCTTGCTATCCGACCCAATCCCGAGCAAGCGCGCGCCCGGCGACTTCTGCCGTTCGTTCTCTGCTTGATGTTGGCGGTGGGCGCGCTCCTCTTCACGGTGCAGCTTGTCAAGACGCAGCTTACAGAAGTGGCGATTCTTTCCATCATTATTGGCGGATGGGCCTGGTCCGTGTGGGTGGAAGAAGTGGCGGGGAAACTCAAGACTGTGCGAAATCCTCGCGCTCGCATCGTGTTCGCTTCGTTGTTCGCGGTGCTCGGTGTGTTTGTTATTGTCGCAGCAGTCCCAAAACTGAAGGCCGAAGAGCAGATGCTGCGCGATGTTCGCGATGTGCGGCAGAATGCCAACGATGCACTTACATGGAGCGCAAAGAATTTGCCCCAGAATTCGCTCTTTGCCGTGTGTGTCTATAGTCTTCACGGTATCGAGCACCAAAACCTGCTGACACCGAAAGACGATGCGACGAAATTGCGTTCGCAGTACACGTTCGATGGTGGGTTTGTATATCACGTACTCGAAGTGCTGGGCCGGCGCGATATTCGCCATGCCTATTTGGAGGATTCCACAATGCTGCCGCAAGTCCTTGCCGCGATGCGTCAACAGCCGAACTCGTATCTCTTTCTTCAATCGGAGTTGGATCTGAAGCTGTTTCACGGCGAGCCATCACTGATTACTTCTTCAGATTCGCTCGTCACTCAATTTGCTCGTGGGCCATATCCCTGCGAGGTGTGGCTGCTGCGATAGACTTCTTGAGTGCCATTGGAACAATGGTGGCGGCAGTTCGCTATACCATTCTCTATCACCACACGAGATACGAAGATGGATTACTATTTTTCAAAAACACTTCACACGACGTTCGATGATGCAATTGCGCGCGCGACGGCTGGCCTGGCCACCGAAGGATTCGGTGTCCTTACCGAGATCGATGTCGCGGCAACGCTCAAGAAGAAACTGGACGTGGATTTTCGACCGTACCGCATACTTGGCGCCTGCAATCCTGCCTTTGCGCATCGTGCGTTATCGGCCGAAGATAAGATCGGGACGATGCTGCCGTGCAATGTCGTAGTGCAAGAACTTGCTCCGGGTCAGGTCGAAGTTATAGCCGTCGATCCCATTGCATCGATGGCCGCAGTACAAAACGAAGCGCTGATGCCGATCGCGACGGAAGTTCGCGAGAAACTCAAGCGTGTCATCGATCGGCTTTCGTAAGCAAAAGTTTGTAGCCTATATGCCGCAGGCTATTCTCCTCGATGAACGGCAGCCTGCGCTGGCGGCCGAACCCAATTCCATCCGGCAAGAAATTTTGTACGAAGATCTAGTGGGACTTCGTGGATCATACCAGGGACGATGGTGAGATCGAACGGAATCCCGCCTTTTGCGCACAGATCGTGGATGCCTTGGATTTGTGCGTGAAATGTCGGATCCTCATACTCGCCACTGATGGCATAGATACGAACACCTCTGGCGCGGGCAACCGCAAGCGCGCTGTCGTTCGGTGGATCGGACGTGAAGCCGGACATCGCAATTGCGCCGTGAAAAATATCGGGATGCCGAAGCGTGAGTTCAATGGACGCCTGTGCGCCCTGCGAAAAGCCTGTGAGATACACTTGCGAAGCATCGACACGATGCGCGTGTGTGAAATCACTCGCGATCTTGAGAATCGGTCCTTCGATTGCGTCCATATTCGAGCCCCAGGAATTCGTGATTTCGGACTCGCGAATAATACCCGCCGGAACAACGATGACAGCCTTCAGCAGATTTGCCATTTCAGGCCATCGCTCTGCAAAACTTTCGTAGTTGCCATTGCCACCATGCATCGCGATGATTAGCGGCCACCGGTCTGTTGAGTCGTAGCCATTCGGATAGTAGATCAATGGCGGCTGCGCATGCCACGTCGGACGTTCCTCGGCGCAGACGGTAGCCCAAAACTGCGATTCACTATCAAGCCATGTCGAACCGCAAGCGGAGACCAGCAGACTGTCGAGTCGAATCAGCGGGGAATTCCAAAAATGGTGATGAAATGCGCGATCGAGGTGTGTCCGTGACGCCGAATCCTCATGGATGCGGGCAGAACAGCGAGCAATGCCATACTCTGCGGTTCCTCGATACCACTCCCGAACAACCAGCGGAAGAGAAGCACTATGTTCGACGGCCTGTTGGTAGTATTCGATGGCGCCGCGCCAGTCCGATTGATACTCGGCAATGCCGGCTAGATGCCAGTCGGCTCGGACAAATGCATAGTAATCCTGTTGCTGCGCCCGAAGTGTGGGAGCCAGGATGATTAAAAACAAAGCAATGACACATCCCTGCAGCTTACGCAAGTGTTCGAACATTCAATTATTGGCAAATGCGGCTTAAAAACGGACCGAACTTCGCAAAGAAGTTCTTTGCAGATTGTGGGGCACTGCATCCATTGACGTGGCCGAAAAACGCTCATGACTAAGCATGAGTTCGGATTTTCATCGAATGAATCCGTTTCTTAACACAAGCGGTATTTGGAAATCACGCGAGAATAATCTATGCGAGCTCTTTTAGGCTTCCTTCGAGCTTTTCAATCTGATCTGCATAGTTTGATTGCTTCTCCCGCTCCTTCAGCACGACCTGTTCGGGCGCGCGCGCAAGAAACCCATCATTTGAAAGCTTCGCGGTTACCTGCTCGAATTGAGATCGGACCCGGACGAGCTCCTTCGAGAGCCGTTCGTGCTCTTTGGCGCGGTCGGCGACAGATACCGTTGGTTGCTTCACAAATACACGCGCATCACCACCGACGAGTTCGCTGGTATACTCGCGTGACGAATACTCGGTACCCTCGGCTTCAATCGTCAGTTCACTGGCACGTGCCAGCCGCTCGATGATATGCGAGCACGATTGGAGGGCCCGCAGACCTTCGGCATTTCGGGCTTGAACCACGATCGATGCCGAGGCCGATGGAGGAAGATTGAGCGTGGAGCGAATCAGCCGCGCTGCCTCGACTGTCTTCTGAACGAGCAAGAACTCCCGTTCCGCTTCGTCATCGATCTTATACGTATCTGGCGTGATGTAATCGTCGCGGCCGAGCAGCACGTCTTCCGGCACGCCGGTCAGTGCATGCCAAAGTTCTTCAGTGACAAACGGCATGATCGGATGCAACAAACGGAGGATGCCCTCCAAAATTTCAACCGCCAGCGGCACCGAATCCGGTTGAAGTTTGACGATCTCAAGGTACCAATCGCAGAAATCGCCCCAAACGAAATCGTAGAGGACTTTCGTCGCCTCGTTGATCTCGTAGTTATCGAAAGCCTTGCGGATATCACGCGCGGCACGGTTGGCGCGGCTAATGATCCACTTGTCCGATAAAGTGGATAGTGGATAGTGGATAGTGGATAATGGAGAATGGGGAGTGGATCGCTTAACACTGTCCACTATCCTCTTTCCACTATCCGCTGCTTCCGATTCAAACTCCGTAGTGGCCGGTAGCTTCGCCTGATATTCATCGCGCTTCATGATGACGAAGCGCGTCGCATTCCAAAGTTTGTTCGCGAAGTTGCGGCCAATCTCGCAGGAGGCTTCGGCAAAGCGAATGTCCTGACCAAGCGGTGCGAGATAGAGCAGCGAAAACCGCACGGCGTCGGTGCCATAGCGCGCGAGGAGTTCGAGCAAGTCCGGCGAGTTGCCGAGCGATTTCGACATCTTGCGGCCATCCAAATCGCGCACGATGTTGTGGAAATAGACGTCGCGGAAGGGGATCAAGTCCTTCAGTTCGGTTCGCGGCGAGCCGTCTTTCATTGGAATCGACGGCATGAACTCGATGCCGGCCATGATCATCCGCGCGACCCAGAAGAAGATAATCTCGAAGCCGGTCGAGAGCAGCGAAGTCGGATAGAACTCGATCAGGTCCGGTGTCGCTTCGGGCCAGCCGAGCGTCGCCATCGGCCAGAGCCATGACGAGAACCACGTATCGAGCACATCTGGATCTTGCACGAGCGGGCCAGTGTAACCGGCTGCGGTAGCTTTCGCGCGTGCTTCCGGTTCATTGCGGCCAACAAAAATCTCGCCGGTCTCCGCATACCACGCGGGTATCCGGTGGCCCCACCAGAGCTGCCGCGAGATACACCAATCTCGGATGTTCGTCATCCAGTGGCGATACGTGGTGACCCATCGCTCGGGATGCAGGTGCACGAGCCCCTCGTCCACTACTCTCAACGCGGGTTCCGCGAGCGGTTTCATGCTCACGAACCACTGGTCCGAGAGATATGGCTCGACCATCTCGCCGCCACGCTCCGAATAACCGACGGAGTGCGTATAGTTCTCGATCTTTTCGACCAGACCGAGTAGTTGCAGTTCTTCGACGACACGCTTTCGGGCATCGAACCGGTCGAGTCCGGCAAAGCGTCCGCCGTTCTCGTTGATGACACCGTGCGTGTCCATCACGTTGATCTGCGCGAGGTTGTGCCGCAAACCAATCTCGAAATCATTCACGTCGTGCGCCGGTGTGATCTTGACGCAGCCAGTACCGAATTCTTTGTCCACATAGGCATCCGCGATGATCGGAATCTCGCGCTCGACCAGAGGCAGGACCAACGTGCGGCCCACGAGGTGCTTGTAGCGGTCGTCGTCGGGATTGACAGCCACGGCCACATCGCCGAGCATTGTCTCGGGACGCGTTGTCGCAATCGTCAGATATTCCGGCTCGCCATCACGTGAACCGACGATGGGATAACGGAAGAAGTAGAGCTTGCCCTGGGTTTCCTTGTGTATAACCTCTTCATCGGAAAGCGCAGACTGCGCGAGTGGCGACCAATTGATGATTCGCTTGCCGCGATAGATCAGTCCTTTCTCGTGGAGACGGACGAAGCACTCGATCACAGCTTCATAGTACGCCGGGTCCATTGTAAAACGGGTGCGGCGCCAATCGCAGGAGCACCCGAGTGCACGGAGCTGATCGAGAATGATCCCGCCGTATTTTTCTTTCCACTCCCAGACGCGCTCGACGAATTTCTCGCGTCCCAGGTCGTGCCGCGTGAGCCCCTCGGCCCGCATCTCGCGTTCGATCTTCGTCTGCGTGGCGATACCGGCGTGATCGGTGCCGGGCATCCAGAGTGCTTCATGGCCCAGCATCCGGTTCAGGCGGACATAGACGTCCTGAATCGAATTATTCAGCGCGTGGCCCATGTGCAGAATGCCCGTTACATTCGGGGGTGGAATGACCACGACGAATGGCGGCATATCGACCGCGCGGCGTCCGGTCGGGTCCTGCGGATTTAGCTCCGCGCGGTTCGCATCAAATAGATGATATTGTTCCCATCGCTCGTACCATGTTTTTTCGACGGCGTTCGGGGAATATGCTTTTGCTAAGGGTTCTGCCATGAGGCAGGCAGAACGCTATTCGGATAGTGGCCAGTTGCAGTATGGGGGGCGGCGAGTAAAACTCGCCGATACACACGATCAGACTTGTTCGTCTGGCGCGATCTCTTTCGCCACCTTTTTGACTTCCTTACGGCGAAGTCTGGCCTTGAACGCTTCGCGATCGATCTCACGCAGACGAAGGAACGGTGGGTAGCGGTCGATGAAGTAATCGACGGGACGCAGGAGGAGAAGAATCACGAATGCAATCAGCGCGATTGCGACGGCACTAAAGATAAATCCTGAACCGGCAACGATACCGATACCCGCCGAAACGAAAATGGATGCCGCCGTTGTGATCCCGTGAATCTTGCCGCGCTGCTGCAAAATCACACCGCCGCCGATAAAGCCGATCCCGGTGAGAATTTGCGCGGTGATACGACCGGGCTCACCGCCGAAGAGTACCGAAGTCTCGATCGAGACGATTGTGATCACGCAACCGGCGAGCGTTACGAGCAGGCTTGTCCGAAGCCCTGCGGCTTTGCCATAGACCTGATTCTCCGCGCCGATCAGGCCGCCACCAAGGACGGCCGAGAGAATGCGCGGCCCGTAGGCGTGGGCCATGGCGATAAACCCGTCAAAGCTCTCGTTGGAATGATAGTTAGCTGGCATTAGGTATTTGTAGCGCTAAAGGCTTTGCCCCGAACAGAATGTATCTTGAATTAGCTTCGAATTGAGCGACGCCGAGGTCAAAATTGCATCCCCATGCAATTCTCCAGTTTTATGTGTGGTTCAGAATCTCCATGAAATCACTCTTAAGAGGCTTCATCCTAACGGTAGTGGGATTGCTAACGGCTGGTTTGCACGCTTCTGCTCAGACGATTCGCTGGGAGCGAACCTCGGGGCCTGGAGGCGGACTTCTTTCAAATGCTTGGACCTTGAGAAGTGGACTGATATTCGTCTCAGAAGACAGACATAGCATTGATGGAGGCAATCGGGTATATCGCAGCACTGACACGGGTCAAACTTGGGCAGAACTCACAGGGATCTTTCAGGATGGAGGTCATGCCGAGGCGTTTGCGAATCTTGGGAATTTGATTTTAGCGGAAGACTGGTGGGGGAAGATTTATATCAGCAGTGACAAAGGAGGGACTTGGAAGCAACAACGGGGAGAAGATTTATCATCTGTGCTTGCTGGGTTCTATCCGATCCATGACACTCTATTTTCGATTGATGGCGGCGGCTCCGGTGTTTTCAAGAGCGTCGATTCAGGACGGTCATGGCAGGATGTGTCCCGTGGATTACCACGAAAGGCCGTGAATGATACCGTCTGGGATCAAACCCATAAATACTTTTACGTTCGGTTTGATACCGTACTTTGGACTCTGAGGGGCGTAACGACGACACGAAATTCGTTGCTTGTAAGTACTGATACGGGTGTATATCAAAGTACGAATGGTGGTAGCCAGTGGGTTCGAAGCTCGGTCGGGCTTTCAAACTTCCCAATTGTCTCATTGATTGGTGTCGGCGATACCGTGTATGCAAGAGCGGGTTCAAGCCTTGTAAAAACGACTGACGCTGGGATGACATGGTCAGGACTGAATTGCGATCAGATCGCTTATATGGCTGCGAACGAATTGGTGGTGGCAGTTTGCAAGCAAGACAGTTCTTTCTGGATTAGCTCCAATGGTGGTAGTGATTGGCAGGAGCAGTGTGCCAAACTTGCGACACGGGGTGTCATGGCAATTGGAATGGTGAAGCATATAATTATCGCGTCAACATATGGTCAAGGGGTTTTACGAAGTAACGACACAGGAAAGTCTTGGCAGGAATCAAATTACAGTTTGAATAACATTCGCACTGCGCGGTTGCTGCTTCATAACCACACGCTCTTTGCTTCGGGGCTCCAATGTGGGACTTTCCGATCAATAGACGGGGGGAGAAATTGGTCGCAAGTCTGGGTCTCACCTTCAAATTATAGTGTTAATCAGCTTTATTGGGGGCAGGGGCATGTCTTTGCCGCGATTGACCCAGAAGTCTATTATAGTTCTGATGATGGTGATACATGGAGTCTTATTTACGGCTGGAAGGGACCTGGCCACGAGTTAATCGAAACATTTGGTGTAATCGGAAAATCACTTCTGGCCGGTGGCGAGCAAGGGTGGTTTGTAAGCGAAGATTCAGGTCTCTCATGGAAGTACAACGAGTATTATTGTCAGAGCGGAGTTAGTGGTGCCGTCTTTTCTTCCGACACTATTTGGGATGGAACAAACTGCGGGCTTCAAGCAACTACCGATGCGGCTGTATCTTGGCATTACTCAAGTGTCATTGGTCCATCTGCCTACATCCCTGTTCGATACGACGAAAGGTTGTATCTCATAATGAATGGATTGCAGAGTTGGGTGAATACGGCAGGCCATATTGTTACGAAGTACCTTCCAATCCCCGTAACGTTCGCATCGAATATGCTTTTTACCCGAACCCATACTTTCGCTTGTACCGACAAAGGCGTATACGAATCGACGGATTACGGGGACTCTTGGTTGCCCGATACCTTAGGCATGGGCTCAGCCCAAGTCTTTGACATAGCAGCTGACGGTGATACTCTTTATGTGTCTGCAGGGGATGGGGTCCATCGTGGTGTCTTTGAACATGGGCTCGAAATGGTGAATACATCAATAGTGCAAAAGGTACAGGCCTCATTATTCGAATCGCAGGGGACCATCAATCTGAGACTTTATTCAAATAATGAAAGTAGTATTTCAATTGATGTCAATGACATTCTGGGCCGTCGATTCAAGACGCTTGCATTATCAGTTCCACCCGGGTTCCATGATATTCCCCTTTGTTCCGCTCCCTTCAGTTCGAGTATAGTAATTGCCCGTGGTATGATAAATGGCAATCCTTTTGTTTGCAAGTTGCTCACTGCGAGATAGGTTATGTTACCCCGTCCCTAAATAGGCATGCTTGACTTCTTCATTCTCTGCAAGTTCGCGCGCGGGACCGCTCAGGACAATCTTGCCGGTCTCGATCACGTATGCCGTGTGCGCGATGGCCAGTGCAAGGTTCGCATTTTGCTCGACGAGTAGCACTGTAACGCCAAGCTCACGGTTGATTTCCTTGATCTTCTCGAAGATCGTTCGGACTAGAATCGGCGCGATGCCAAGTGAGGGCTCATCGAGCAGGAGCATTTTCGGCTTGGACATAAGCGCGCGGGCGATGGCCAGCATTTGTTGCTCGCCACCGGAGAGCGTGCCGCCCGGTTGCCAGAGTCGCTCTTTGAGTCGCGGAAAAATGGTATAGGAGAATTCCAGATCGCGCGCGATTTCCTCTCGGTCCTTTCTGAGGAATGCACCCATGCGAAGGTTCTCGAGTACTGTCAGGTTGGCAAAGATCATTCGCCCTTCAGGTGCATGTGCGATGCCGAGCTTGACGACATCGTGCGGCGGGCAGTTGGTAATATTCTTGCCGTTCCATGCGATCGAACCGCTCTTGGCCTTCAGGAGACCCGAGATCGTTCGCAGCAACGTGGTTTTGCCAGCGCCATTCGCGCCGATGAGCGTGACGATCGAGCCATCAGGCACCTCGAGCGAGATGCCGCGGATCGCTTTGATCTCGCCGTAGGAAACGTGCAGGTCCTGGACTGTTAGCATGGTTGCGGAAATCACAAACACCTGAGGCGGTTACTTTCCTTCCATCGGAGTGTACTCGATGGCATGAGAAATGTCGAGAATACGCGTAATCCAAACCGCCGAATCGGACGTGGATGCTTCGGCCGGTGCCGGATACCCCGGATACCGAAAAACGTCCGGTGCATAGAACCTCCCACGCATTCGCGGGACATACGGCTGGATCTGCTGTTCGTGTGGTTCGACGAGATCCCACAGCATGGCAGATTCGTGAAACTCACGAAGTGGGTATGAGACAATGTAGTATTGGACGCCATACCGTCGCAGGACGGAAAGGAGGTCGGCACGACCGCGAATGGAATCGACCATCGCCTCATCGGCAGCTAACCCTTCGAGTTGTAGCATCGGCTGATGGGTCATGAACGCCGTGATGCCAGCGCGATCGCCCATTGCATAGCGGCCGGGATGCGATTCGGTGAAGGGCTGGATGCCAAGCGCGTGAAGATACGGGTGCTGAGGCGGCAGGCGGAAATTCGTTGTCATCATGGGAATGTCTCGAACCAGAAAGAGAGCGGAGAAGATAATGATGAGTCCCAGAGCCGCGATTCCCGACCACTCGGTCCATCGTGTCCACTTGGTCCACTGCTCCCGAAGCAACAGCAGAGCGACCGCCGTTGAAATTGGAAAGGGATAAAAATACCAGAGGTAACTGCTCCACGTCACCCGCAATGCCAGTAGAAGTGTAAACAGAATTGGAAACGCGACCAACAGAAGACGCACACCACTACGCGCATTCGGCTTTTTCCACGCCCAAAGCGCGAGCACGAAGCCGATTATCGTTGTCAGGAAATAGAGCGAGCCGCGCGGCGTCCCGATCGCTTCGATGGCGCGGAAGCTAAATCGGAAGCCGCCGGGCAATTGCTTTACTT
It encodes:
- a CDS encoding valine--tRNA ligase — encoded protein: MAEPLAKAYSPNAVEKTWYERWEQYHLFDANRAELNPQDPTGRRAVDMPPFVVVIPPPNVTGILHMGHALNNSIQDVYVRLNRMLGHEALWMPGTDHAGIATQTKIEREMRAEGLTRHDLGREKFVERVWEWKEKYGGIILDQLRALGCSCDWRRTRFTMDPAYYEAVIECFVRLHEKGLIYRGKRIINWSPLAQSALSDEEVIHKETQGKLYFFRYPIVGSRDGEPEYLTIATTRPETMLGDVAVAVNPDDDRYKHLVGRTLVLPLVEREIPIIADAYVDKEFGTGCVKITPAHDVNDFEIGLRHNLAQINVMDTHGVINENGGRFAGLDRFDARKRVVEELQLLGLVEKIENYTHSVGYSERGGEMVEPYLSDQWFVSMKPLAEPALRVVDEGLVHLHPERWVTTYRHWMTNIRDWCISRQLWWGHRIPAWYAETGEIFVGRNEPEARAKATAAGYTGPLVQDPDVLDTWFSSWLWPMATLGWPEATPDLIEFYPTSLLSTGFEIIFFWVARMIMAGIEFMPSIPMKDGSPRTELKDLIPFRDVYFHNIVRDLDGRKMSKSLGNSPDLLELLARYGTDAVRFSLLYLAPLGQDIRFAEASCEIGRNFANKLWNATRFVIMKRDEYQAKLPATTEFESEAADSGKRIVDSVKRSTPHSPLSTIHYPLSTLSDKWIISRANRAARDIRKAFDNYEINEATKVLYDFVWGDFCDWYLEIVKLQPDSVPLAVEILEGILRLLHPIMPFVTEELWHALTGVPEDVLLGRDDYITPDTYKIDDEAEREFLLVQKTVEAARLIRSTLNLPPSASASIVVQARNAEGLRALQSCSHIIERLARASELTIEAEGTEYSSREYTSELVGGDARVFVKQPTVSVADRAKEHERLSKELVRVRSQFEQVTAKLSNDGFLARAPEQVVLKEREKQSNYADQIEKLEGSLKELA
- a CDS encoding ABC transporter ATP-binding protein is translated as MLTVQDLHVSYGEIKAIRGISLEVPDGSIVTLIGANGAGKTTLLRTISGLLKAKSGSIAWNGKNITNCPPHDVVKLGIAHAPEGRMIFANLTVLENLRMGAFLRKDREEIARDLEFSYTIFPRLKERLWQPGGTLSGGEQQMLAIARALMSKPKMLLLDEPSLGIAPILVRTIFEKIKEINRELGVTVLLVEQNANLALAIAHTAYVIETGKIVLSGPARELAENEEVKHAYLGTG
- a CDS encoding PHB depolymerase family esterase encodes the protein MFEHLRKLQGCVIALFLIILAPTLRAQQQDYYAFVRADWHLAGIAEYQSDWRGAIEYYQQAVEHSASLPLVVREWYRGTAEYGIARCSARIHEDSASRTHLDRAFHHHFWNSPLIRLDSLLVSACGSTWLDSESQFWATVCAEERPTWHAQPPLIYYPNGYDSTDRWPLIIAMHGGNGNYESFAERWPEMANLLKAVIVVPAGIIRESEITNSWGSNMDAIEGPILKIASDFTHAHRVDASQVYLTGFSQGAQASIELTLRHPDIFHGAIAMSGFTSDPPNDSALAVARARGVRIYAISGEYEDPTFHAQIQGIHDLCAKGGIPFDLTIVPGMIHEVPLDLRTKFLAGWNWVRPPAQAAVHRGE
- a CDS encoding DUF302 domain-containing protein, which gives rise to MDYYFSKTLHTTFDDAIARATAGLATEGFGVLTEIDVAATLKKKLDVDFRPYRILGACNPAFAHRALSAEDKIGTMLPCNVVVQELAPGQVEVIAVDPIASMAAVQNEALMPIATEVREKLKRVIDRLS
- a CDS encoding MgtC/SapB family protein; its protein translation is MPANYHSNESFDGFIAMAHAYGPRILSAVLGGGLIGAENQVYGKAAGLRTSLLVTLAGCVITIVSIETSVLFGGEPGRITAQILTGIGFIGGGVILQQRGKIHGITTAASIFVSAGIGIVAGSGFIFSAVAIALIAFVILLLLRPVDYFIDRYPPFLRLREIDREAFKARLRRKEVKKVAKEIAPDEQV